A single region of the Pseudomonas sp. GGS8 genome encodes:
- a CDS encoding DUF6124 family protein codes for MFKATPNPPETDDVSPYDPLDPKKLHEAAERALDHYLKPSDPKTPRKPSTIYTVAPGIDIEELLTNACESFASAKVIASDCAGFLQGPQRNTILGVAQLIMFGELAVSRALDSLELKANPAL; via the coding sequence ATGTTCAAAGCCACACCTAACCCACCAGAAACCGACGACGTTTCCCCCTACGATCCCCTCGATCCCAAAAAACTCCACGAAGCCGCCGAACGCGCCCTCGATCATTACCTCAAGCCCTCTGACCCCAAGACCCCACGCAAACCGAGCACGATTTACACTGTCGCCCCGGGCATCGACATCGAAGAGCTACTGACCAATGCCTGCGAGTCCTTTGCCTCGGCCAAGGTGATCGCCAGTGACTGCGCCGGGTTTCTGCAGGGGCCGCAGCGCAATACGATACTGGGCGTCGCGCAACTCATCATGTTCGGCGAACTGGCGGTGAGTCGGGCGCTGGATAGTCTGGAGCTGAAGGCCAACCCGGCCCTGTAA
- a CDS encoding DoxX family protein: MNASQRDEQARDVGLLFLRVSGGLFLLWVHGLPKLLDFSAQLQLIEDPFHLGAHLTLSLAIFAEVLCPLLIVAGVLARLACLPILFVLLVALLVVHPQWSVAEGQFGWLLLILFTSVFIAGPGRLALNVRLPGVLRYA; this comes from the coding sequence ATGAACGCTTCGCAACGGGATGAACAGGCGCGGGATGTCGGGCTGCTGTTTCTGCGGGTCAGCGGTGGTCTGTTTCTGCTGTGGGTTCACGGCTTGCCCAAGCTGCTGGACTTCAGTGCGCAGCTGCAACTGATTGAAGACCCGTTCCACCTCGGTGCCCACCTCACCCTGAGCCTGGCGATTTTCGCCGAAGTGCTGTGCCCGTTGCTGATCGTCGCCGGTGTGCTGGCGCGTCTGGCGTGCTTGCCTATTCTGTTTGTGTTGCTGGTGGCGCTGCTGGTCGTGCATCCGCAATGGAGCGTGGCCGAAGGGCAGTTCGGCTGGCTGCTGTTGATCCTCTTCACCTCTGTGTTCATCGCCGGGCCTGGACGGCTGGCGCTCAATGTCCGTTTGCCCGGAGTGCTCCGTTATGCCTGA
- a CDS encoding antibiotic biosynthesis monooxygenase has translation MPEAQTQKAPGSDEIVTLIVKHRVKAGFEAAYEAWLRNIVSVAGRTEGHLGVDVIRGKNGGLDMFTCVLRFCSTESMQHWLDSPQRQSLIDEAAPMLADGDQTEVNPVNEFWFAPLADAASPPPRWKQAVVSLLVILPHTLLVPLLWGPLLKLNAFLSNYLVATFLITLTIVVSVVYVCMPAATRLFAPWLTASQPREHLESNANSPR, from the coding sequence ATGCCTGAAGCCCAAACTCAAAAAGCGCCGGGGTCCGATGAGATCGTGACGCTGATCGTCAAGCACCGGGTCAAGGCCGGTTTCGAAGCAGCCTATGAAGCCTGGCTGCGCAACATCGTCAGCGTAGCGGGGCGCACGGAAGGGCATCTGGGCGTGGACGTGATCCGCGGCAAGAACGGTGGCCTGGACATGTTCACCTGCGTGTTGCGCTTTTGCTCCACCGAGTCCATGCAGCACTGGCTCGATTCGCCGCAACGTCAGTCGTTGATCGATGAAGCCGCGCCGATGCTGGCCGACGGCGACCAGACCGAGGTCAACCCGGTCAACGAATTCTGGTTCGCGCCGCTGGCCGATGCCGCGTCGCCGCCACCGCGCTGGAAGCAGGCCGTGGTGTCGTTGCTGGTGATTCTGCCGCACACCTTGCTGGTGCCGCTGCTCTGGGGGCCGCTGCTCAAACTCAACGCTTTTCTCTCCAACTACTTGGTCGCCACGTTCCTGATCACCCTGACCATCGTGGTGTCGGTGGTGTACGTGTGCATGCCGGCTGCGACTCGCTTGTTTGCGCCGTGGCTGACGGCCAGTCAGCCACGGGAGCACCTCGAATCCAACGCAAATTCGCCACGCTGA
- a CDS encoding amidohydrolase, which produces MNADLILFNGQFHTVDREKPLASAVAIKGGRFVAVGTDAEAMALRGSGTQVIDLKGRCVIPGLNDSHLHLIRGGLNYNLELRWEGVPSLADALRMLKEQADRTPTPQWVRVVGGWNEFQFAEKRMPTLEELNQAAPDTPVFVLHLYDRALLNRAALRVAGYTRDTPNPPGGEIVRDANGNPTGMLVARPNAMILYSTLAKGPKLPLEYQVNSTRQFMRELNRLGLTSAIDAGGGFQNYPDDYQVIEQLAKDEQLTIRIAYNLFTQKPKEELTDFQNWTGSVKLHQGDDFLRHNGAGEMLVFSAADFEDFLEPRPDLPQTMEQELEPVVRHLVEQRWPFRLHATYNESISRMLDVFEKVNRDIPFNGLPWFFDHAETITPHNIERVRALGGGIAIQDRMAFQGEYFVDRYGKQAAESTPPIKRMLAEGVPVGAGTDATRVSSYNPWTSLYWMVSGRTVGGLALYEEGLPRQTALELFTHGSAWFSSEQGKKGQIKVGQLADVAALSADFFSVEEEAIKWIESVLTVVGGKVVYAAGDFEKLGPVSLPVLPDWSPVAKVPGHWRPNAPMQAQVHQCSGPCAVHTHSHEKARMSNVPVSDFAGFWGAFGCSCFAF; this is translated from the coding sequence ATGAACGCCGATCTGATTCTGTTCAATGGCCAATTTCATACCGTAGACCGCGAAAAACCCCTCGCCAGCGCCGTGGCGATCAAGGGCGGCCGCTTCGTCGCGGTCGGCACCGACGCCGAAGCCATGGCCCTGCGCGGCTCGGGCACCCAGGTGATCGACCTCAAGGGTCGCTGTGTCATCCCTGGCCTCAACGATTCGCACCTGCACCTGATCCGTGGCGGTTTGAACTACAACCTCGAACTGCGCTGGGAAGGCGTGCCGTCCCTGGCTGATGCGTTGCGCATGCTCAAGGAGCAAGCTGACCGCACACCGACGCCGCAATGGGTACGGGTGGTCGGTGGCTGGAACGAATTCCAGTTTGCCGAGAAGCGCATGCCGACCCTGGAAGAGCTCAACCAGGCGGCGCCAGACACCCCGGTGTTCGTGCTGCATTTGTACGACCGCGCCTTGCTCAACCGCGCTGCATTGCGGGTTGCCGGTTACACCCGCGACACGCCGAACCCGCCGGGCGGTGAAATCGTGCGTGATGCCAACGGCAACCCGACCGGCATGCTGGTCGCGCGGCCCAACGCGATGATCCTCTACTCGACCCTGGCCAAGGGGCCGAAGCTGCCGCTGGAATATCAGGTCAACTCGACCCGCCAGTTCATGCGTGAGCTCAACCGCCTCGGCCTGACCAGCGCGATTGATGCCGGCGGTGGTTTCCAGAATTACCCGGACGATTATCAGGTGATCGAGCAGTTGGCCAAGGACGAGCAACTGACCATCCGCATTGCCTACAACCTGTTCACCCAGAAGCCGAAAGAAGAGCTGACCGATTTCCAGAACTGGACCGGCAGCGTCAAGTTGCACCAGGGCGACGACTTCCTGCGGCACAACGGCGCTGGGGAAATGCTGGTGTTCTCGGCGGCGGACTTCGAGGACTTCCTCGAACCGCGTCCGGACCTGCCGCAGACCATGGAGCAGGAGCTGGAGCCGGTGGTCCGCCATCTGGTGGAACAGCGCTGGCCGTTCCGTTTGCACGCCACTTACAACGAATCCATCAGCCGCATGCTCGACGTGTTCGAGAAGGTCAACCGTGACATTCCGTTCAACGGTTTGCCGTGGTTCTTCGACCACGCCGAAACCATCACCCCACACAACATCGAGCGGGTGAGGGCGCTGGGCGGTGGCATTGCGATCCAGGACCGCATGGCGTTCCAGGGTGAATATTTTGTCGACCGCTATGGCAAGCAGGCCGCCGAATCTACCCCGCCGATCAAGCGCATGTTGGCCGAGGGCGTACCGGTCGGCGCCGGCACCGATGCCACGCGAGTGTCCAGCTACAATCCATGGACTTCGCTGTACTGGATGGTCAGCGGCCGCACTGTCGGTGGCCTGGCGCTGTACGAGGAAGGCTTGCCACGGCAGACCGCGCTGGAACTGTTCACCCATGGCAGTGCCTGGTTCTCGTCCGAGCAGGGCAAGAAGGGCCAGATCAAGGTCGGACAACTGGCGGACGTCGCGGCGCTGAGCGCGGACTTCTTCAGCGTCGAGGAAGAAGCGATCAAGTGGATCGAGTCGGTATTGACCGTGGTCGGCGGCAAGGTGGTGTACGCCGCCGGCGACTTCGAAAAACTCGGGCCTGTCAGCCTGCCGGTGCTGCCGGACTGGTCGCCGGTGGCGAAGGTTCCGGGACACTGGCGGCCGAACGCGCCGATGCAGGCGCAGGTACACCAGTGCAGCGGCCCGTGCGCCGTGCATACCCACAGCCATGAGAAGGCCCGTATGTCGAACGTGCCGGTGAGTGACTTCGCCGGTTTCTGGGGCGCCTTCGGCTGTTCCTGCTTCGCGTTCTGA
- the ycaC gene encoding isochorismate family cysteine hydrolase YcaC, with amino-acid sequence MSNVPYKRLNKDDAVVLLVDHQTGLISLVQDFSPNEFKNNVLALGDIAKFFNLPTILTTSFDAGPNGPIVPELREQFPDAPFIQRPGQINAWDNEDFVKAIKATGRKQLIIAGVVTDVCVAFPTLSAIAEGFEVFVVTDSSGTFNTTVQQAAWARMSAAGAHLLNWFAVACELQGDWRNDMEGLANLLSQRLPNYRNLINSYTKFTAK; translated from the coding sequence ATGAGCAACGTTCCTTACAAACGTCTGAACAAAGATGACGCCGTTGTGCTGCTGGTCGATCACCAGACCGGCCTGATCTCTCTGGTGCAGGATTTCTCGCCCAACGAATTCAAGAACAACGTGCTGGCCCTGGGCGACATCGCCAAGTTCTTCAACCTGCCGACCATCCTCACCACCAGTTTCGACGCAGGCCCGAACGGCCCGATCGTGCCTGAACTGCGCGAGCAATTCCCGGACGCGCCGTTCATTCAGCGTCCAGGCCAGATCAACGCCTGGGACAACGAAGACTTCGTCAAAGCCATCAAGGCTACCGGCCGCAAGCAACTGATCATCGCCGGCGTGGTGACTGACGTCTGCGTGGCGTTCCCGACCCTGTCGGCCATTGCCGAAGGCTTTGAAGTATTCGTGGTAACCGACTCTTCCGGCACCTTCAACACCACCGTGCAACAAGCGGCGTGGGCACGCATGTCGGCGGCGGGTGCACACCTGCTGAACTGGTTCGCCGTGGCCTGCGAGCTGCAAGGCGACTGGCGCAACGACATGGAAGGCCTGGCCAACCTGTTGTCCCAGCGTCTGCCGAACTACCGCAACCTGATCAACAGCTACACCAAGTTCACTGCCAAGTAA
- a CDS encoding mechanosensitive ion channel family protein gives MSLFSAHLLPWSALLLALDALLWHLVPFKHRAPKVGVRLVLFLAFSALVINAGVSPLQTPLFADDPVAQLGATALGILWWLYAARVLTEVFGLVLMRRIGHSGRLLQDVIGALVFLASIVAAAGYVLDLPVKGLLATSGVFAIVVGLALQSTLADVFSGIVLNTTKPYQVDDFVVIDGVEGKVLDINWRATHLLSSAGTMAVVPNSVAAKAKIVNLSRPNNLHGVSISIKVANHIRPRRVLDALDRTLQGSSNLLLNPAPKAVLKEAGEEMSEYVASGFIAELGKKSDVRNQLFDLAHRHLEAAGISRHPDGVIEPSTRARALLDEVKIFRSLSHEERDRLAESMVAQQYAAGEVVLDLYDVPDSLFVIATGVVSASVPDGNGFTEAGRMGPSEVMGEQSILADTPSQATFTALTSSIIYRLDKNLTRQCMEQRGEVGRALNKLQAVRQQNSRLALMAKPLPIRKGGFLGWLQKR, from the coding sequence ATGAGCCTTTTCTCTGCCCACCTGTTGCCTTGGAGCGCCCTGCTGCTGGCGCTCGACGCTCTGCTCTGGCACCTCGTCCCGTTCAAGCATCGCGCGCCAAAGGTCGGTGTGCGGCTGGTGTTGTTTCTGGCGTTCAGTGCGCTGGTCATCAACGCCGGTGTCAGCCCGTTGCAGACGCCGTTGTTTGCCGATGACCCGGTGGCGCAACTCGGTGCTACGGCGTTGGGGATTCTCTGGTGGTTGTACGCCGCACGGGTGCTCACGGAAGTGTTCGGTCTGGTGTTGATGCGCCGCATAGGTCACAGCGGCCGTTTGTTGCAGGACGTTATCGGTGCGCTGGTGTTTCTGGCCTCCATCGTCGCGGCCGCCGGCTATGTGCTGGATCTGCCGGTCAAAGGTCTGCTCGCAACTTCCGGCGTGTTCGCCATCGTGGTCGGTCTGGCGTTGCAGAGTACGTTGGCTGACGTGTTCTCCGGCATTGTGCTCAACACCACCAAACCCTATCAGGTGGACGACTTTGTGGTGATCGATGGCGTCGAAGGCAAAGTGCTGGACATTAACTGGCGCGCCACGCACCTGTTGAGCAGCGCCGGCACGATGGCCGTGGTGCCGAACTCGGTGGCGGCCAAGGCCAAGATCGTCAACCTCAGCCGCCCGAACAACCTGCACGGGGTGTCGATCAGCATCAAGGTGGCGAACCACATCCGCCCACGCCGGGTGCTCGACGCCCTCGACCGCACGCTGCAAGGCAGCAGCAACCTGTTGCTGAACCCGGCACCCAAAGCGGTGTTGAAAGAGGCCGGCGAAGAGATGTCCGAATACGTGGCCAGCGGGTTCATCGCCGAGCTGGGCAAAAAGAGCGACGTGCGCAATCAACTGTTCGACCTCGCCCATCGCCATCTGGAAGCGGCTGGCATCTCGCGACACCCCGACGGCGTGATCGAACCCTCGACTCGCGCCCGCGCACTGCTCGACGAAGTGAAGATTTTCCGCTCACTGAGCCATGAGGAACGCGACCGCCTCGCCGAATCGATGGTCGCGCAACAATACGCCGCGGGCGAAGTGGTGCTGGATCTGTATGACGTGCCGGACAGCCTGTTCGTGATCGCCACCGGCGTCGTCAGCGCCAGCGTGCCGGACGGCAATGGTTTCACCGAGGCCGGTCGCATGGGGCCGAGCGAAGTCATGGGCGAACAGAGCATCCTGGCCGATACGCCGTCGCAGGCGACGTTCACCGCGCTGACATCTTCGATCATCTACCGTCTCGACAAGAACCTCACCCGCCAGTGCATGGAACAGCGCGGTGAAGTGGGCCGGGCGTTGAACAAGCTGCAGGCGGTGCGCCAGCAGAACAGTCGGCTGGCGTTGATGGCCAAACCGCTGCCGATCAGGAAAGGTGGTTTTTTGGGATGGTTGCAAAAACGCTAA
- a CDS encoding alpha/beta hydrolase, with the protein MNIKNTLAASVLALSIGNAFAAGSPGVEHNTQAFLDALAAGGGKPLEQLSPKDARAVLTGAQASVKVDLSGVEISDKAIKVDGQTINLKVVRPAKVKGELPVFMFFHGGGWVLGDFPTHQRLIRDLVVGSGAVAVYVDYTPSPEAHYPTAINQAYTATKWVAEHGKEIGVDGKRLAVAGNSVGGNMAAVVALMAKEQKTPALRFQLLMWPVTNAQFDDGSYQQFAEGHFLTKGMMQWFWDNYTTNPAERAQIHASPLNASTEQLKGLPAALVQTAEFDVLRDEGEGYARHLDAAGVPVTSVRYNGMIHDFGLLNPLNQIPEVKAAVRQAAAELKTHLN; encoded by the coding sequence ATGAACATCAAGAACACCCTCGCCGCTTCCGTCCTCGCCCTGTCCATCGGCAACGCATTCGCCGCCGGCAGCCCCGGTGTCGAACACAACACCCAGGCCTTCCTCGATGCGCTCGCCGCCGGCGGTGGCAAACCGCTGGAACAGCTGAGCCCGAAAGACGCCCGCGCGGTGCTGACCGGCGCCCAGGCTTCGGTGAAGGTTGATCTGTCGGGTGTTGAAATCAGCGACAAGGCGATCAAGGTCGATGGCCAGACCATCAACCTGAAAGTGGTGCGTCCGGCCAAGGTCAAGGGCGAGTTGCCCGTGTTCATGTTCTTCCACGGTGGCGGCTGGGTATTGGGCGACTTCCCGACTCACCAGCGCCTGATCCGTGACCTGGTGGTGGGCTCCGGCGCAGTCGCGGTATACGTCGACTACACGCCGTCGCCGGAAGCGCACTACCCGACCGCTATCAACCAGGCCTACACCGCGACCAAATGGGTGGCCGAGCATGGCAAAGAGATCGGTGTCGATGGCAAGCGACTGGCGGTGGCCGGCAACAGCGTCGGCGGCAACATGGCGGCGGTCGTGGCGCTGATGGCCAAGGAACAGAAAACCCCTGCCCTGCGCTTCCAACTGTTGATGTGGCCGGTGACCAACGCGCAGTTCGACGACGGCTCGTACCAGCAATTCGCCGAGGGGCACTTCCTCACCAAAGGGATGATGCAATGGTTCTGGGACAACTACACCACCAACCCGGCCGAACGTGCGCAGATTCATGCCTCGCCGCTCAACGCCAGCACCGAACAACTCAAAGGCCTGCCTGCCGCACTGGTGCAGACCGCCGAATTCGACGTGCTGCGTGACGAAGGCGAAGGCTACGCCCGCCACCTCGATGCGGCCGGTGTGCCGGTGACCTCGGTGCGCTACAACGGGATGATTCATGACTTTGGCCTGCTCAATCCGCTGAATCAGATTCCGGAAGTCAAAGCGGCGGTACGTCAGGCCGCGGCTGAGCTCAAGACGCATCTGAACTAA
- a CDS encoding LysR family transcriptional regulator, with protein MNPFEDMRLFCQVMESGSFTAAADQLGLSKQFVSRRLMQLEERLGVRLLNRSTRRLDVTPLGQSYYESALRLLSEVEQVEQGIAGQTTEPRGTIRLSAPLSFAVAHLGSLLPEFLQRYRDVTVEVDLSDRPVDLLGEGYDLALRIGVLEDSTLIARRLASIERVYCASPVYLADRGTPHKPEDLHTHDCLPYGHGRQVQWRFEGRGKPLNVNVTGRMRVNNGELLKDAAIAGMGITYLPTFIVGSALEDGRLVPVLDDFRPEPLTLSAVYPQHRQSSRPVQALIEFLRERLNQREEGSHCR; from the coding sequence ATGAACCCGTTCGAGGATATGCGTCTTTTTTGCCAGGTCATGGAATCTGGCAGCTTCACTGCGGCAGCCGATCAATTAGGGCTGTCCAAGCAATTCGTCAGCCGCCGCCTGATGCAACTGGAAGAGCGTCTCGGCGTGCGCTTGCTCAACCGTTCGACCCGGCGCTTGGACGTCACGCCGCTGGGGCAGAGTTATTACGAATCAGCCCTGCGCCTGCTCAGCGAAGTCGAGCAAGTGGAACAGGGCATCGCCGGCCAGACCACCGAACCTCGCGGCACTATTCGCCTGAGCGCGCCGTTGTCGTTTGCCGTGGCGCATCTGGGTAGCCTGTTACCGGAGTTTTTGCAGCGTTATCGCGATGTCACCGTGGAAGTCGACCTGAGTGATCGGCCAGTGGACTTGCTCGGTGAGGGTTACGATTTGGCCTTGCGCATCGGCGTGCTGGAAGACTCGACACTGATCGCCCGACGCCTCGCCTCCATCGAGCGAGTGTATTGCGCCAGCCCGGTGTATCTGGCCGATCGGGGCACGCCGCATAAACCCGAGGATTTGCATACTCACGATTGCCTGCCTTACGGCCACGGTCGTCAGGTGCAATGGCGTTTCGAGGGGCGGGGCAAACCGCTGAACGTCAACGTCACTGGGCGGATGCGGGTCAACAATGGTGAGTTGCTCAAGGACGCGGCCATCGCCGGCATGGGGATCACCTACCTGCCGACATTCATCGTCGGTTCGGCCCTGGAGGACGGCCGACTCGTGCCGGTGCTGGATGATTTTCGCCCCGAGCCGCTGACCTTGTCGGCTGTCTACCCGCAGCATCGCCAGAGTTCGCGACCGGTGCAGGCCCTGATTGAGTTTTTGCGTGAGCGGTTGAATCAACGCGAAGAGGGTTCGCACTGTCGGTGA
- a CDS encoding bifunctional 2-polyprenyl-6-hydroxyphenol methylase/3-demethylubiquinol 3-O-methyltransferase UbiG gives MEMPTKEKAIASNRDAWNDSAQHHKDTPEWQACSSAVSHGDFSCLDDTLTGLLQQVGVDGKDVVQLGCNNGRESLSLFALGARSVVGVDQSGAFLDQARELASRSPHQPEFIEADIHHLPMELHQRFDVALITIGVLNWMPDIGEFLRHVAQTLKPGGSLVIYETHPFLEMFDPESADPYRPDSSYFRREPFVQDQPIVYEGKVEQQASASYWFVHTLSAIFTGAVEAGLQISHFKEHPHSNREELYDKYQQQKAQLPLCYTLVAVKR, from the coding sequence ATGGAAATGCCGACAAAAGAAAAAGCCATCGCCAGCAATCGCGATGCCTGGAATGACTCTGCCCAACACCACAAAGACACCCCTGAGTGGCAGGCCTGTTCGAGTGCCGTGAGCCATGGCGATTTTTCCTGCCTGGATGACACTCTCACCGGGTTGCTTCAACAGGTCGGCGTCGACGGCAAGGATGTGGTGCAACTGGGCTGCAACAATGGCCGGGAAAGCCTTTCGCTGTTTGCGCTGGGTGCGCGCAGCGTAGTGGGCGTCGACCAGTCCGGGGCCTTTCTCGATCAGGCCCGGGAGCTGGCATCCCGTTCGCCTCATCAGCCCGAATTCATCGAGGCTGACATCCATCACCTGCCGATGGAACTTCACCAGCGCTTCGACGTGGCGCTGATCACCATCGGCGTATTGAACTGGATGCCGGACATCGGCGAGTTCTTGCGCCATGTCGCGCAAACCCTCAAACCCGGCGGCAGCCTGGTGATCTACGAAACCCACCCGTTCCTGGAAATGTTCGACCCCGAGTCAGCCGATCCCTATCGCCCGGACAGCTCGTATTTTCGCCGTGAGCCTTTCGTCCAGGACCAACCGATCGTCTACGAAGGCAAAGTCGAACAGCAGGCCTCGGCGTCCTACTGGTTCGTCCACACCCTGAGTGCCATCTTCACCGGTGCCGTGGAGGCGGGGTTGCAGATCAGTCATTTCAAGGAACACCCACATTCCAATCGCGAAGAACTCTACGACAAGTATCAGCAGCAAAAGGCGCAGTTGCCGTTGTGTTACACGTTGGTGGCGGTGAAGCGCTGA
- a CDS encoding N-acetyltransferase, whose translation MSAIDKLRERIKQKGLLHTLQSLWKRYVYFHRELLWLGRDLVTPVAPQNLRPYSGLRLVIITPENATAFTKYYGNRVKAMAEIAAEGHTGHMYVNEEGDAIGFIWGSARDYFDRHYYGCWFRVNPGEFFEFGGEMIPQYFGTSLSMDAQFKLWDAMRAKGCNKIVDVCDTRNIQAMKMHIRMDYQEQGRITHVYDLFGRWRFFRETYYTGSRLTALRKPEQQPVTAAQA comes from the coding sequence ATGAGCGCCATCGACAAGCTTCGCGAACGCATCAAACAAAAAGGCCTGCTCCACACACTCCAGTCGCTCTGGAAGCGCTACGTGTACTTCCATCGGGAGCTGTTATGGCTGGGGCGCGACCTGGTGACCCCGGTGGCGCCGCAAAATCTGCGGCCCTATTCGGGCCTGCGCCTGGTGATCATCACCCCGGAAAACGCCACGGCATTCACCAAGTATTACGGCAACCGCGTCAAGGCCATGGCCGAAATCGCCGCCGAGGGACACACCGGGCACATGTACGTGAACGAGGAAGGTGATGCCATCGGATTCATCTGGGGCAGCGCCAGAGACTACTTCGACCGGCACTATTACGGCTGCTGGTTCCGGGTCAATCCCGGTGAGTTTTTCGAGTTCGGCGGTGAAATGATCCCTCAATACTTCGGCACCAGCCTATCGATGGACGCCCAGTTCAAACTCTGGGATGCGATGCGAGCCAAAGGGTGCAACAAGATCGTTGACGTCTGCGATACCCGCAACATCCAGGCGATGAAAATGCACATCCGCATGGACTACCAGGAGCAAGGGCGCATCACCCATGTCTACGACCTGTTCGGCCGCTGGCGCTTCTTTCGCGAAACCTACTACACGGGCTCACGGCTGACCGCACTGCGTAAACCGGAGCAGCAGCCAGTGACAGCGGCGCAGGCGTGA
- a CDS encoding ChbG/HpnK family deacetylase, with translation MPRQVIVNADDFGLSPSENAVILGAFHAGVISSATAMANMPAFEAACVLARQPLLKGRIGLHFNLTYGRPLSLSILARSTFCDSQGEFDLSLPRHSLWLNRLDRDAVLEELEAQWQRCVDNGLHPSHLDSHQHVHNIWPIGEIVARFAARQGVPVRLARDLGSNLSVPKRVFKTLLNHRLNSLSGATAQNVCTPVDLRTVAMPIDGLLEIVVHPIHIGTDFGDAYLNPGESLSQVLDQRLGGVPRVSYAVVPRASKEELQYSTVLHPLKS, from the coding sequence ATGCCTCGCCAAGTCATAGTCAACGCTGACGATTTCGGCCTCAGCCCGAGCGAAAACGCGGTGATCCTGGGTGCCTTCCACGCTGGGGTCATCAGCTCCGCGACCGCCATGGCCAACATGCCGGCCTTCGAAGCGGCCTGCGTCCTGGCCCGGCAGCCATTGCTCAAGGGGCGGATCGGGCTGCACTTCAACCTCACGTATGGCCGGCCGTTGAGCCTGTCGATTCTAGCGCGCTCGACATTTTGCGACAGCCAGGGTGAGTTCGACCTCAGCCTGCCCCGCCACAGTCTCTGGCTCAATCGCCTGGATCGCGATGCGGTGCTGGAGGAACTCGAAGCCCAATGGCAACGCTGCGTGGACAACGGCCTGCACCCCAGCCACCTCGATTCCCATCAACATGTGCACAACATCTGGCCCATCGGTGAAATCGTCGCGCGGTTTGCCGCCCGCCAAGGGGTGCCCGTGCGACTGGCGCGCGATCTGGGCAGCAACTTGAGTGTGCCCAAGCGAGTGTTCAAGACGTTGCTCAACCATCGATTGAACAGCTTGTCCGGAGCGACCGCCCAGAACGTATGCACCCCGGTCGACCTGCGAACCGTGGCGATGCCTATCGACGGCCTGCTGGAAATCGTCGTCCATCCGATCCATATCGGCACCGATTTTGGCGATGCCTATCTGAACCCCGGCGAGTCGCTGAGCCAAGTGCTGGATCAGCGTCTTGGGGGTGTTCCGAGGGTGTCCTATGCCGTTGTGCCGAGGGCGTCCAAAGAGGAGCTGCAATACTCGACCGTACTGCATCCGTTGAAATCCTGA